The following DNA comes from Triticum aestivum cultivar Chinese Spring chromosome 3D, IWGSC CS RefSeq v2.1, whole genome shotgun sequence.
ATTCATGTGAGAAAACACCCACCTCTATTGTTTACCAAGACCATCACTAGCTAAACACTTGAGTATCTAGCATGCCATATGTATTGCATCCTTGGAGGAATGTACGCCAAATAATAGTACTCGGGCGGAAAGGCATGCCTCTAATCACAGAGTCAGCTTGCTTTAAATGACCACACTTGCATAGCATGTCCACCACACAAATGTAATGCTCCATCCCAGCTTCAGTTGAGTACTCAGCTTCCATACGTTTGAATATCTCCATTCCCTCCTGCACAAGTCCTCCATGTCTACAAGCTGAAAGGACTGCCAGAATTGCTACCTTGTCAGGTTTAACAGCAGCCTCTTCCATAGCTTTAAACCATGCCAGGGCCTTACGAGAAAAACCGTTAAGTGCAAGGCCTGAAATCACAGCTGTCCATGAGATTACGTTCCTATCTTCCATTTCCTCAAAGGCTTTCAGACAGTCTTCAATTCTACCACATTTAGCATACATATCTAGCAACATATTATTAGTACGAGTGTCTGAGCACCCATAACTGGTCTTGATGATTACCCCATGCACCAGCCTACCAAGAACAAGGCTGTTAACTTTTGTACAAATACTCAGCAAGCTCACAGCTACATAGTTATCAAAATGATGCCCCAAAATTCTCATCTGCCTGAAAAGTCCAAAAGCTTCAGCATAATCACCATTCCGTGCACAAGCAGTAATAAGTATGCTCCATGAAATATTATCACTAGTTTGCTGATGTAAGAGTAGCTCCTTGGTTTCTTGGTACATGTGAGCTCTATTATATGCCCCAGCTAAAACATTCATGGAGACGTTACAGGAGTCAGGATCCAATGTAACTCCATAAGCCAGGACATCAGAAACAAAGCCAAGTGAGACATAGGAAGATATAATAGCACTTGAAACATAGTCATTACCGTCATAACCCAGTTTTGTGACCAATGAGTGAATCTGATGCACATCCAACAGTGATGAACCCTTGAGCAAGGAAGAAAAGGTAAATTCATTTGGGCTAATCCCTGATCGCAGCATATCTCTCAGGATCATAAACAGAGTTGGAAAATCACTATCTGACTTGATAGAAAGCAGAGCATTCCAACATGCAGTGCTCTTATGAGGAACCTCTTCGAGTACTTTAAGAGCGTCCCTCCTACCAACACATTTGTTGTAGAAATCAACCAGTGAAGTACTCACAAATACTGTCGTATTGAGGTTATGCTTGATAGATTTGGCGTGAACAGACTTCCCATGCTCCTGTGCATTTATACTGGTGCAAGCGTAAAGAACACTGGAAAATGTAGTTTCATCTGGAGAAACACCCTGACCATGCATCGCTGAGAAAAGCTCAAAAGCTCTCCCTGGGAAGTTACTCCTAGCGAAAGCAGTGATCATTGTATTCCACGAGACCGCATCTCTGAACATCAACCCATCAAATAGCTTCTCTGCCGCGCAAACTGCGTCGCAAGTACAGTAACAATTCAGCAACGAGTTAGCAACTGCCGAGAAGGAATCCATTGCGGTTTTGATGGCAAGCCCATGAACTGGGTCCGGTGACACAAGCGCAGGCAAGACCGCAACGAGAGAGCCTTCAGACAAGCCATCGCCGCTCCTCACGAGTTCCCTGAACCAAAGCACGGCGTCCTCGACACGCCCATGCTGCGCGAACGAAGAGACGAGACAGTTCCAGGTGACGACGCTCCGTGCGGGCATTTCCCCAAACAGGTCGAGCGCCTCGCCGAACCGTCCGTGCCGCGCGAAGAACCCCAGCAGCGCCGTCGCGGAGTACGGGTCGCTGTGGAGCAGGCCGCGCTTGAGGATGAGCGGGTGCAACTGCGCGGCGCGGCGGGGGCACACGGAGGGCGAGGAGAGGATCGGCGCGAAGGTGAACGCGGTCGGGGCGACGCCCGCGGCGAGCATGCGCGCGAGTAGCGAGAAGGCGTCGGCCGCGCGGCCGGCGCGGGCGCGGGAGGCGATGAGGGAGTTGAAGAGGGACGGGGAGAGCGGCGGGTCCGGGTTCGGCATTCCGTCGTGCGGGAGGTGGGCATGGCGTGAGGCGAGCACAGGACCGATCGACCGAGGCCGTCTAGTCGAGCGGGAGTCGGGGGAACGGGCGGCTGCGATGGTAAATGTGAGCTGTGTTGGCGTGGATGGGGTTCAACTGTGGCTCGCTGGAGTGGAACAAGGTGGTGGAAGTTGGCCTCTCCGGCTCCGGCCGCCGAGGGCAAGGGAAGAGCGCGGGAGGGGATGACCGTCGGAAATTGCTATTTGACGCGTAAGGCGCCAACCATAGCTCCATTCGTACGCAGAGCTATGGGCCGGTTTTGTTCATTTtattctttttctgtttctttttttcctgttccttattttagttttctttttttcatCTTAAAACATGACCTTTAAGGAAATCtcatgaatatatttttaaaaattcatgaacttttttcaatccgTGATTTTTTTGAATACgtggaactattttcaaattcaagAACTTTTCCCAATCTTCGAACATTTTTAGAAATTCGTGGATATTTTTAGAAATGATTTTCAAACATTTTTCCAATTCATTATGTTTTTAAAATTCGCCAACATTTTTTAATTCGtcgacatttttcaaattcatgaaatttttaaaATTTTGGCGCACCTTTTTAAAACTCCTAAACATTTTCCAAAATTTTGAACTTATTTTTTTCAGATTCATGTTTTTTAACTTAAGAAGCTTTCTAATAGTTAATAAAAAAATTATCTGTTGGGTGGAGAGGCTTCGCGCGAGCGCTGGCTACAATTCAAACGCCATAAGCATCAAACAGGAACTCGCAGAACCGCCATCCCAATGACTATGGTGTGTCTTTGGACTTTGGAGGCCCATGGAGGCGTCCTTTCCCCATGTTGGGCTCTAATTTGTTGGGCCAGGCCGTGGACCCAATTTCTTTATAATTTTAAGGGTACCTCTTGCAAAGGCCACTCTCACCTCCTCTCGTGGTGACAAGTGACACACTACATGTGTGTTACTTGTCGCAATTAGACAGTTTTGGTGGGATTTCATCCCATGGGAGAGAGGGTGGGtttatttgtcttttttgtatcgGTTTTCAAAATGATTTATCTCTCGAACGGTGTGTCCAAATCATGAACCATTTTCACTGTTGTGTTCCTTGCGTGAAAACTTGATTCCATGTTGATAGATTTGTTTTGGACGGAATATGTGCTCCAAAACTATACTAACTTGTGCTTCAAAACTTGTACTAACCTGCTTCACTTTTTTGGGAAGCATAATTGTGCTTTCACGCGAGTACCACAATTGTGCTTCACTATCAGGGAAGCAGACTTGTGTTTTTTTTCACACAAGCAGCACATTTGTGCTTCCACACGAGAAGCACAATTGCGCTTTCACACGAAACCACAACTGTGCTTCGAGCTCGTGATAgacaagaaaaaacaaaaaaaccaggAAAAAAACAGGAAAACCCAAAAACCGAGAAAAACACAAAAcccaaaaaatgaagaaaaaatatCTCGATGTGGAAGCGCCCAACACATGGCAGATGGTGGCGCTTGGACGGGCCACATGGCGTGATGGCCGCTCCCGCGCTAGCAGAAGTGCCCCACACAAGGGGCACCCTCCAATTAGTTGCTCCCTATTTAAACACATTTGTACAAAATAGTTATAAATTGAAATTTTGGCTCAAAATATATTGATTACTTAAACTTTGCTAGAAAACCTAATTCATATCTTACTAGTAGTGTGGGGAGAAAGACTATCTAGCTAGGGACATACTTTGATGAAAATGAGAGAGTAAGCATTGATCCTGTATCTAACACACTATACCCTAAAGTAACTGTATTCACTAAATCATGCATTGTATATTGTATATCAAATAAGATTATTTTTTGGCATTTTGGTTGTTTAATATGGTGAAAATGCATCTCTTAGATACTCTTACCGAGATTTTGATGCTTTATAACACAACCATTGAGCGAACTAACATTTTTATTAAATATTTAAGATTAACCAATGGCTTTAAAGTGGAACATCAATGGTGACCCCTACCTACTTTTTTTCAAGTTGTTGTCTATCTCAAACTTTTAGAATGTATTTTATTACTTTTGATGAATATAAGATTTACACTAAGTATGGGACAACCATACTATAAGAGGGGCAGAAACAAACGTACCTTGGTATGAAACTTCATGAAGGATCCAAAACCCACAGTCCTAAAGAAACCACTCTACCCATCTCAATTCTCAATTTCACTAGATTAGGGTGCATTATATGTTCAATACTATTGTGTCAACTAGCAAGGTGCACCCAAAAAGCACTTTCATCCGGGCATCTAGGTGAGTTTTGTGTGTGCAAGCACTTTTACCGCTCTCCCTATAGATATTAGTTGGTGGTACTACGGGGTATAAGAAGTTTAAAAAATGTATTCTTGAAAGTATAGTGTTCCACATTTTGAACAACAGAGTTATGACCGGctacaaaataaataaaattgaaAGACCGGAGGCcgatcttagggcatctccaagggtATGCATCTAATTACACCCTCTGCTAGAATGCGAACGTCCCTACTTGTCTGAATTTTTACTGGTACCCAAGAGCGTCCCTTACTTGTCCAAATTTTTGTCAAACTCAATTTTTCACATTTTCAACATTCAACAACAATTCAACGATAGATATAGCATGcattcaacaacaacaaaaatcaaCAATTATGCATGACAAACAATTCAACAGAAGTTCATAATACACATTCAACGGACTGAGTGAATCAATGTCCACCACGATTTTCATGGCGCACATTGATGTTGTTATGCATCATGCGAACCCACTTCACCGCATTCGCATACATGATGCTAGTGTCGATTGATGCCCTCTTGCAACAATGTTCACCTTCTCTCTCAAGTGCAATATTCTCCTTCTTAAGTTCAACCTTCTTTGATTGTATCTTCATGAATTCTTTGAACCTCTCTTCCgtctttcttttatttttgcaCTTGGTATCTATTTGTTGGACATGATGGTCCTAGCATGGGAGGAGTGGGGATGGGTGGGGGTTTGGGTGAGGTACGGGTGGGGATGGGGTATCCGCACCTACGTAGCGAACAATCCAGGCGTCCACCATTTCTGCCCCTTCATTTGACACCAGAGTGGGGGATTCCGGATAATCTGGGCAATTAGGGAAGCCCCTTGGATGCCTTTTTTGTCGGAGAACACAAGAGAAAGGGGATCTTTTTTTTGAAACACAGTACATGCAGTGACCCGCACACATTCACACTACCCCTATAAGCATCTCATAGTCGACGGAAACATTTTACTACTCAAAGAATAACATCGAAAAGCTTAAAATAAACCCAGGGAACATGCGTGTACCCGTCTAGTTTGACTTGAACTCGGATGGATTGATCCCACACAAGAATCTAACCATCTGAAGTATACTTAGTTTGCGCTCGCGCTACAAGAAGAGGGAAGGGGACCGGGCCCGGCCTCTTCAATTAATTATCTTTTCACCAAGGTGTGAATACATCCATATCAAAGTTCCACATTGCGTATCTTATCTATCTATCCTTAAGGGCAGCAATACAACATTGCGCTCCGTAAACTATCATCAGTATCTTGATCATATCGCGTAGCCATTATGAAAATGCCGTCCTACTATCCAGTGAATATTAATTATGGAATGCACGGGAAGGCATGATTAAGTGCGGGGATGGCTTGATCagtctcttgctagctagcttaaTTATGCATGCCGCTGTTCGATCATAGGCCATTTAGTTGTTACTTTGTTGGACTAGCTCGCTATCATGCTGGGCCATGTATGTTTCACGGCAAACGGACAATGACCGGTGCAATCAGCCATTCAAAACCTCACCTTTTGTTTCTATCATCTTCTCACCCTAATTCCAATCTTAATTTTCTTGGCCACACCTAATTCTGCCATGCATGCATCAAGATAGCTGCATTTAAGATTCTGTAGATAGCCGAGTAACATGCACTCATGCATGATGCATCTTCTAAAATGATGCTGTCCAGTTGGCAGATCAATGCAGGCCACTAGCTAGAGTGACCGCTCTTTTGTGTTCTTTTTAGCCGACCTGGTAGTACAAACAGTGCAGCGTTGATGTTGTTGTCGTCGCTAATGTTAGGTACCCTGATTCTATACACATTGGCGATGCTCCTGGTACAGATGAGAATATGCTAGGCATGGAGAATTTGAGTGACATGTTTTCCTAGATAACGGAGGGAAACAAGATTGCTAATGGTAGTGTCCATGTGCCCCTAGCGTGTCCCGCCCCGAAGGTGCGTGGGGCCCACAGGAAGCCCCTGGACCTTCCCTTTTGCAGGAGTTCATCCTTCATGAAGTTACCTTGGCCTGATGTTTTCCAGATTTATTTAGTTCGTGGAGGTCCTGGAATCACCAACACAAAAGAATGCAATTCCCCCTTTGAAAATTTATTAGTAGGTTGGTCAAAAAATTATAAAGTATTGCATAAAATGATAAGAAATATGCAAGAAAAGTTAGAAAGTTATAGATATGTTTTGGATGCATCAAGGCTCAAGACAAAAGGGTGTGTACCAAAAAAGTGGGGCAACATCGAGGTCTAAGCAAGGCACGAGTGCAAAAAGGCCAGGTATTCGGTGTTGTCGATGTTCTGAGTCTGGTAGTATCGTCGAATGACGACTAATTTGTTTAGAGGGGAATGCGAGTGGTGGATCAAGACGGTAGTACACAAAACATGTGATCTACCTAGGTTTAGACCCTCCCTGCTGAGGTAACACCCTAGTCCTGCCTGCTTGGGTTGCATTGCTCGAGTGCTCACTGGCAATCAGGAAATCACTCGAGATTTTGTCTTGGGTTACAAGTTCTTGGGTGTgacagccgaggaggaggaagggggtaGGTGAAACCCTAGCACTAGATGGCCCTAGAGAATCTTGGACCCCTCCCCCCCAAGAGTCGCAGTAGCTTGCCTTATATACCTAGTCGAGCTACGATTACATGATTCAGGACAGACTAAAGGTCGGCTTCTGCCACTAGGTTGAGTCGGACCCTGTTGTGCGCGAGTAGGTTAGTGCTGCCTTGACTCCCAAGCCGACGtgagatccaccttttcacctggGCATGAGTTGTTGACTCTGCATGCTCGGAGATAACTTTGGCAGCCCTTTGCCTGGCTAGCGGTACCCAGGTGTCATATTGTGacgccccgatttgaccgtacactaatcatgcacgcaaaagtgtacgaccaagatcagggactcacgggaagatatcacaacacaactctaaaacataaataagtcatacaagcatcataatacaagccaggggcctcgagggctcgaatacaagtgctcgatcatagacgagtcagcggaagcaacaatatctgagtacaaacataagttaaacaagtttgccttaagaaggctagcacaaaagtagcgacgatcgaaaaggcaaggcctcctgcctgggacctcctaactactcctcgaagccgaactccatgtagcatcatcctcgggatctctagctcctggactccagcatctggttgcgacaatccggtatagaaaaggggaaaagagggagaaaagcaaccgtgagtactcatccaaagtactcgcaagcaaggagctacactacaaatgcatgggtatatgtgtaaagggccatatcagtggactgaactgcagaatgccagaataaagggggatagctagtcctgtcgaagactacgcttctggccatctccatcttgcagcatgtagaagagagtagattgaagtcctccaagtagcatcgcatagcataatcctacccggcgatcccctcctcgtcgccctgttagagagcgatcaccgggttgtatctggcacttggaagggtgtattttattcagtatccagt
Coding sequences within:
- the LOC123079206 gene encoding pentatricopeptide repeat-containing protein At3g58590 — protein: MPNPDPPLSPSLFNSLIASRARAGRAADAFSLLARMLAAGVAPTAFTFAPILSSPSVCPRRAAQLHPLILKRGLLHSDPYSATALLGFFARHGRFGEALDLFGEMPARSVVTWNCLVSSFAQHGRVEDAVLWFRELVRSGDGLSEGSLVAVLPALVSPDPVHGLAIKTAMDSFSAVANSLLNCYCTCDAVCAAEKLFDGLMFRDAVSWNTMITAFARSNFPGRAFELFSAMHGQGVSPDETTFSSVLYACTSINAQEHGKSVHAKSIKHNLNTTVFVSTSLVDFYNKCVGRRDALKVLEEVPHKSTACWNALLSIKSDSDFPTLFMILRDMLRSGISPNEFTFSSLLKGSSLLDVHQIHSLVTKLGYDGNDYVSSAIISSYVSLGFVSDVLAYGVTLDPDSCNVSMNVLAGAYNRAHMYQETKELLLHQQTSDNISWSILITACARNGDYAEAFGLFRQMRILGHHFDNYVAVSLLSICTKVNSLVLGRLVHGVIIKTSYGCSDTRTNNMLLDMYAKCGRIEDCLKAFEEMEDRNVISWTAVISGLALNGFSRKALAWFKAMEEAAVKPDKVAILAVLSACRHGGLVQEGMEIFKRMEAEYSTEAGMEHYICVVDMLCKCGHLKQADSVIRGMPFRPSTIIWRTFLQGCNTYGMLDTQVFS